A single window of Bradyrhizobium daqingense DNA harbors:
- a CDS encoding MBL fold metallo-hydrolase: protein MNAKTDTVQSSAEALRYPWEQHPGPEQVVEVRPGVLWARLKLPFRLNHVNIYLLADGDGYAMIDAGFGNEETIEAWTKLFDGPLKGVNITRLIVTHSHPDHVGLAGWIVERFNCPLVMSQVEYLQSVYHQNRGTEERREAQRLFFRRHGMDESLTEKLLGRGQDYLKRVSVLPPSYRRISHGDDVVIGSRRFKVITGGGHALDQVMLYCADDKLFLSADQVLSKISPNVSVWAVEPDQNSLGEYLASLASLTTTLPYDVLVLPGHGVPFYGLKTRIKQLADHHEERCRLIAEACREVPQTSRALVPVVFNKHVLDEHQMGFAAGELVAHVNYMLVEGRLTAETQDGVLQFRTT, encoded by the coding sequence ATGAACGCGAAAACCGATACCGTGCAATCCTCGGCCGAGGCGCTGCGCTATCCCTGGGAGCAGCATCCCGGACCCGAACAGGTGGTCGAGGTGCGGCCCGGCGTGCTGTGGGCACGGCTGAAGCTGCCGTTCCGCCTCAACCACGTGAACATCTACCTGCTCGCCGACGGCGACGGCTATGCGATGATCGATGCCGGCTTCGGCAACGAAGAGACGATCGAGGCCTGGACCAAGCTGTTCGATGGACCGCTGAAGGGCGTCAACATCACGCGCCTGATCGTCACGCATTCGCACCCCGACCATGTCGGGCTCGCCGGGTGGATCGTCGAACGGTTCAACTGCCCGCTGGTGATGTCGCAGGTCGAGTATCTGCAATCGGTCTATCACCAGAATCGCGGGACCGAAGAGCGGCGCGAGGCGCAGCGGCTGTTCTTCCGCCGTCATGGCATGGACGAGTCGCTCACCGAAAAGCTGCTCGGTCGCGGCCAGGACTATCTCAAGCGCGTTTCGGTGCTGCCGCCGTCCTATCGCCGCATCTCCCATGGCGACGACGTCGTGATCGGTTCGCGCCGCTTCAAGGTGATCACCGGCGGCGGCCATGCGCTCGACCAGGTGATGCTGTATTGCGCCGACGACAAGCTGTTCCTCTCCGCCGACCAGGTGCTGAGCAAGATTTCGCCGAATGTCAGCGTCTGGGCGGTCGAGCCCGACCAGAACTCGCTGGGCGAATATCTGGCCTCGCTCGCCAGCCTCACCACGACGCTTCCCTATGACGTGCTGGTGCTGCCCGGCCATGGCGTGCCGTTCTACGGGCTCAAGACCCGCATCAAGCAGCTCGCCGACCATCACGAGGAGCGCTGCCGCCTGATCGCGGAGGCCTGCCGCGAGGTGCCGCAGACCTCGCGCGCCCTCGTGCCCGTCGTATTCAACAAGCACGTGCTGGACGAGCACCAGATGGGCTTTGCCGCCGGCGAGCTGGTCGCCCACGTCAACTACATGCTCGTCGAAGGCCGGCTCACGGCCGAGACGCAAGACGGCGTGCTGCAGTTTCGGACAACGTGA